CATTTTCTGGTATAATGGGATACATGAAATGAAGAATTTTCCCATAATAATATGTACGTTTTTTATACAGAAGTGTATCAAGAGTAGTTGGAAACTGAAGCAATGACTGGTTGaggacagatttttattttttaaacttacgtaagtcttttatttttctgttcctGTTCTGAACCTTCACAGATATCGGCACCAACTTTAAAGGCACTTTCATCAAATGCTGGTGGTTGGTAAGATGGGTCAACCCCAAGTTTTGTGAAGCATGGTCTTCTGTCCGCATAAGAGTCATCACAACAGTGACGAACCTGGTCATTTATGAATGTAGTAGCTTGTCTTTCACACATTTGTCCTAACAGTAAATCCAGCTGGAAATAGAAGAAATTGTATATTTTAATTGTCAAACAACTGTTTGTTTTAGAATCTCCATTGTACATTAAGATCAGCTATATTTTTTCCATGGGAAAGATTTTAACAGCAATTGTAGATCTAATGTTTTTGTGACcaggtgtgaacctagccaacCTGCTGCCCAAGGTGAGCTATAGAAAGGCAACGTAACCTTAAATTTTTactggtaccacttttgcgtagttttgactttttgatcactttttttttgatCACCGGGTTGTGATGTGATCAAAAATTTTATTGTTTGGAATTTGTATTTGCATTTACACCATTGATCCTgcaggatcaggaatgtgataatGTAATAGTTTGGAGAATTCCACAAGGGGTGATGCTAAATAttattgtaatttattttttttttgcatcttctctttgcattttttatttatttttttggaaaaGGGAAGACGTTAGAATTTTTTAGGGGTATTTCTTTTGCATGTTTAGCTATTGTTATTGATTGcagtatttaaccccttgagaACATGACCCATTATGGCCTTAagtaccaggccaattttcatttttgtttaaaatccataactcttattttttcacctacagacccatatgagggcttgtcatTACAAATTACTACTGGTTGTGCAAagaacatctttcattttaccataacatgtacCATGAAACCAAAAGACAACTAAAATGTTGTGGGGTTTGgtctttacacagtgcactttatggtaaaaattatacattatgtttattctgtaggtcaatgcgattaaaacaatacccagttGATATAGTTTTCCTATTTTTGTACTACTTTTTTTCAACAAAAttcatatgcataaaattgtccttttctgacccctataacttttttatttttccatatatgggtatgtatgagggctcattttttgcaccgtgaactatagtttttatcggtaccatttttgttttgataggactttttgatcactgtttatcattttttttctgatatatgatgtgattaaaaatctgtatttttggtgtttgattttttttttatctttacacCATTTTTctgtgcaggatcataaacattatattttaagattTTAAACATTTACACATGCcactataccaaatatgtaatttttttttttttttttttggtacaatgggaaaataagggggattaattttttttattaggggagagggttttatataattttagaaactttttatttttttcttacactttttaagtccccaaaggagactttgatatgcaatcaatagattgcattcactgtataatgctatgcctatggtatagcattatacagtgtgatcggcTATCCACTGATCTAGTCTGGCTAAGTCAGGTTACATCAGTTAGATCTGTGGAAGACGGCAGAGGGGACCCTCCTTTGCCATTTTAGCCCAcagaacccccgtgatcatgtGCAGGGGCTCTGTGAGCCCCTTTGAGCTACCAATgatctttcactttcactttagacgccatgatcatcCCTGGGTTGATGACCAGCAGCGGGATCATCTCTGCCTGTCATTATAAGTGAGTTtccggctactgatagtagctgacactcactgttctgaattgagcacagctcctgcgctcATTTCAAAGTCACTTACAgattcagggcatacaggtacgcccttggtactTAAGTACCAAAACGCAGCGTGTACttgtacgccctccatccttatcagtttaaacagttaaatgactAGCATCGAAGTAATCTCGGATGTCAGTCATTACCTACTGGTGTCATATGCAGATAGCCTCGGCTCCTGATCACACGCCATACTCCCTCACGCAACTCATGTTGTAAATCTACCTGACCCATGGCATAAATAGCCCAGCCCACCCACTGCCTGCTGACAGGTGGCCTCATGGCTAGAGCGCCTTAAAAATCATGCATATACCAgcttgtatatatatagaattataTAAAAAGACAAGTAGCTATGTAACACATTTCCACCAGGAAACACTTAGACAAGAGCCATGAGAACAGTGACTATACAGAAGTGCACATAGGATGTATATCTCCCTAGGATAGAGCAGTATGTGCTTCTATAAAAGCTCTTCTGGGCAATTTATACACTGTAAAACCTCCCAGGAGACAATATTTTTGGGAAGACCACTTCCATCCTGACAGCTTTTTTATGTGACTTATCTTCCGTCTAATATAGTCTATGGAAGATGTTCTTCTGTAAGAAGATACTTCCTTATCAAACATATAAATTGAGCAAAGCAAATTTTCCAGTGGGAACCACTTAGCAATTAGCCTCACTCCATTGATAAAGTCAGCGGTAGCTGACGAAACGTCGGGATGAGGGTGGCTTTTAATTAGCAGCCATCACTTAACTACCAGTGTATACTTATTCACATTTCAAACCAGTGGTCTCCAGGGGTCTCCAGGGGATATACTATTACCTAATGAGAGGCATTGTCACTGGATACTATGATATCATATACTGAGCAGAGGCTGTATTTTTAAAGTTTATACTGACACCCAGTGGACGCAATAGTTATAGCATTTTAAAGTGATTTATAATAAAGATTGGATTTTTAATAAGGGgggatttctagtttagggtgtgccccttagggggggggggggggttatccctAAAGGTTGTTGGGAGCCATACTAAGACTAGAACTGAGATGGGGAGCAATTTCCCAGTGCCGCATCCACCAAGAGGCCCCCTGAGGCACTGAGGTGCTGGCTGCATGTAATGACATAATTTCATCATGCACAGCCTGCACAAGAAATACTGCACCACTCTCAGCCTTCTGTAGGCATGGAGCATGGAGAAGttgaatttaattttttattataacttttttatgctGGTGAGATGTGGGAGCCTGCCTAATGTGGACATCTACCTTATGGGGCGATCTGTTTGCTGGGGGTATCTACCTATTGGGTGCATCAGAAGTGACCTACCTACTAGAGGCACTTACTTAATGGGGGAAATGATCTCCATACTTGGTGCATATAAATAATGGGGAAAATGTTCTACCTACTGGAGGCATCTACATAATGAGACAAATCTTGGTCTTAAGAAACCTTTATGGTGTTCTGAGCCAGATAGAGAATTAAGGAAAAGAGAACAACTAACCCACGTGAATAACTGGATGTAACTGCAATGCAACCACTTTATGGGTCTACACAGGGCCACAGTAGAACTGGAGGTATTTTTGGCCTCTCtatattgttttttattcattattactaTGGTAATGTTACCCAGTCACTATGTGGGGGTACTGTGCACTCATGATTTTGctgtattatttgtcccttgtattctTGATTAACTTATCTAAGTATAGGGGTTTTATTtattaacagtatgatggtaaattTGGTCACTGCAGTGGTAATATATGACCCTGGCATGGAAGTATTATTTgtctatttgtttatttttttatgttttatataaatattttgtgtgggtgtgtatgtaaAGAGACATATGACTTGTGGTTGTAACGTAACTGAAACGTAACATAGCAAAGTTCTAATAAAATTTATGGACTTTGCGCAGATTCACACAGAGCAGGAGTGGAGAGGCACATTTAAGTTTAACTATAAGATGCTGATTTCCTTTTGTGCATTGATCTGTTTTTGTGCATTGACTTTCTAAGACGACTTTTCTGATTCATGACtggaaaaacataaataaaaaagcatCAGTATAAAAGGTTAGATTGAAGTTTCACAAGGTCAGCATACCTTTTCTTCAGCACAAGACAGTCTCTGGTTCTGGGGAAGGGCACAACACTTGCCAGCAAATTTTGTCATTTTATCAGTAACTTCAAGAAGAGTCGCATCTGACACCTGTCTCATTTTTGGTACGTAGGCACCTAGCAACCTGATAATAACAAATAGAAAGTATTTTAATATGCCACATAAAGAATATTTCCTGTAATCTGGAAAGAAATAATAAATGTATCATGTATACCACACAAGTCTGTACCCTTGATAAGAGGAATTCTGTCCTTATAGCTCACACAGAATTCTAATGACAGACTGATCAAAAAGTTATTTGATTTTGAGGGGCAATCTCAGTCTGTAGGTAGAAGGGGACAAGGAATACATTTTATGAAAAGGCCTCAAGTGTGTGAATCTGGGCCACAAAGAGAAATGACCTTTAGAAAGAGGTGACCAGATAGAAAGGAGTATAAGACCaccattaaaggagtattttGGGACATTTATAGCATATCCAAAGCATATGCTTTACATGTCCTAAAGATGTGGGTCTCACCTTTGAAACCCACATTTATCTCTAAAATAAGGCTCCCCAGCCACCTGATAAGGGCATCCAGAGGGAGTTGGGAAACCGAAAACAGGCAAGCCGACTGCATTACACATATTGCGTAACACCTTACTGACACTTAATGGTGGTTTGATAAATTGTGTAGCTCAGCGAGTTATGTTTCTGATGAGGAAATCCCGATTCCAGGGTCTGCAAAAAGAACAGACTTGTCTACTCTTTTTGCGCATTTCACTcgtaaatgcattgctgtctatgacaaGGTACATTTCCAAGTAGTGCTAGTGCCCACCAGATACAGGgcctcctccaatagacttgcattaagggggtgggtcgtgacgtcacaaggaggcggagccgtgacgtcacaatgctccggcccctgtattgccggtcattacgcacagagagagcgtgctctgtgcagtaatgatagcgggttgccgcagccgagatcccgggggtcctttggataggggataagttgtctaggggcggagtaccgctttaaggctaTTGATGTTCAGCTAAATAAACTTACTGAATGTTAAAACCATAAGGTCCAAGATGCTCGTAAGCATCACAGTGTTGTTTTTGTAGATCTTGGCTTTCTTTGATTCCAGCTGCAAGCAGTTGAGGCTGCAAAGTAGCAAAAGCATTTTAGTcaatgaaaaagtcaaaaaggtaCTATATCACTTTAAAAGACAGGTAAGTGTCTGGGTAGTTAGTCATACCGCAGCCTTGTAGCACTCCACAGGATTTTCAGTTGCACAGCACTTTGTAAGCAGGCCCTCATAGCCTTTACCAACTCTTAGAAGGGCTTGAAGAGACAATTCTGCATGCCTTTTTGCAAATTCATGAAGAAATCTACAACAGCACAAGCATTAAAACAATATTAGATGGTAGGTGGGGCTATAACACACCCGTTGGAAGCAACTGCAGCATGGAGGACCTTAGCGGTACTGTCAAGCGTAAGGGCTCACTCACAAGGCCATTGGTCCCCATACAACAAGGTTAAACTAATCTCTTTCACAATGTACACGCCATGTCCTGACAGATCCAATTGAGTTGAATTGTATTCGGCGGGTGTCCAGTAATTTAGAGGAGTTGAGCAAAGGAAAACCATCGGACATGCAGTATTATTTTCTTCACTCAACTCCTGTCCTTTAAATGGGTTGAGTGAAAGGGCTCCCTTAAGCAGAGCTTaatggcagtgtgaacatagcctaagagtccAGCACATGGGTAAAATTTAACACTTAAATATAACACTAGATTAGCTTTACTTAGACTTGTATGGGCAATACCCTCTACTTAGACTTGTATGggcaataaaagtttaaaaaaaatgtacagtttAGCAAAGGAGGGGAAGGTGCAGCATTTAATAAAATGTTTGCAGAGCTTCCACCATTGCATTTAAGTATCCTAAACATTACCCAAACAAAATGTGCTTAAAAAGGGCAAATTGCTGTTAGCATATATTACGTAAGTACATTACTgaatgtgaatgtatgtatatttACTTGGCTAAGTGTACATCTTTATGATCTTTAAACTGGTCGCACACATGTTCATCCTCTACAAATTCTTTCGGCAGCTCTTTAGGCAGATCTGCTGGGATGTCATCTTTAGGTAAGGCCATGATGCAAGGTGTGCGCTCGAGTAGAGGCTTTTCACAACAAACTTTCAAGTTTGGTGAAAAAAACTTTTCCTGATCGTCACAAATATGTTGGGTGTATTCCAGCTGCCAAGCAAAGATATAAAGTATTAATCATACATGTAATGCTGTAAGGCTATTCTTTAACCACAGTAAAATCAGGATCTGCTGAAGTGTTGTACTTTATTACAGATATTTCATTTCAGAACCTGTATTCCAGGAATAAGCTATTATATACGTTTCTGAGAAAGTTAGGTGGAAAGAAATGGATGTACAATCTAAATATAATAACAACAAGTCTACAGTTATGCAGTGATACTGCCCCTTGTCTGGTATAATAGTATTGGGTACTTGAACTAGCctcaaataattaaaaaaacgaTTTTAGGTGTACATTCACACACCCACACAGGATCAGCAAATTTCAAGTTTGTTGATTCGCAACTTGAGGATATTACAAGGCAATTCTATTGTGTTTTTGACTGTTTTGAAATCTGTGTATCCAGTGTGTAAGTACAACATGAAGAgaagtaaattacttctgttaaaaaaatcccaatccttgcagtacttatcagctgctgtatagtacagaggaagttcttttctttttgaatttcttttctgtctgtccacggtgctttctgctgacacctctgttcatgtcaggaactgtccagagcaggagaagtttgctatcgggaattgttcctgctctggacagttcctgacatggactgaggtgtcagcagagagcactgtggtcagacagaaaagaaattcaaaaataaatgaacttcctctgtattatacagaacctgataagtactggaagaattaagtttGGAAAATTAACTTTtctgttttccaacggagtacccctttaagagctctaTATTGAATTAGGGCACATATTACATGTCcttttgtatatatacagtgttgcTTTaaagcttgttaaccctttaaaacTTTCTATATTTCTGATTTTCACACAAGTCCTAAAAGTAGATGAAGAGAACCTGCTTAAACAAATAACCCGAATATATTAGACTTGGCCTTTTCTATATTGATGAAAAAGAACCCAATATCACATATCTGTGAGTGACAAAAGTATGTAAATCTTTGCTTTCAGTATCTGGTATGACCTCCTTGCGCAGAAATAACTGCATCTAAACATTTCAGGCAATTGTTGAGAAGTCCTGCATTTCATTTTGGAGGAATTTTATTTCATTCCATTTAAAACAGCTTCAACTCTGTTATATTGGTTGTTTTCCTCCTATGAACTGCTCACTTTAGGTCATTTCACAACTTTTATATTGGATGAAGGTCAAGACTTCAGCTTGGCCATTCCAAAACTATAACTTTTATTCTTCTTTAACCATTCTTTGGTAGAATGACTTGTGTGCTTAGGACCAACTgactatatgttacgccgagcgctccgggtccccgctcctccccggagcgctcgcaacatcctcgctacggcagcgccccggtcagatccactgaccgggtgcgctgcgataccgcctccagccgggatgcgattcgcgatgcgggtggcgcccgctcgcgatgcgcaccccggcttccgtacctgactcgctctccctcggtcctgtcccggcgcgcgcggccccgctccctagggcgcgcgcgcgccgggtctctgcgatttaaaaggccactgcgccactgattggcgcagtggttccaattagtgtcttcacctgtgcactccctatgtatacctcacttcccctgcactccctcgtcggatcttgttgcccttgtgcctagtgaaagcgttcccttgtgtgttcctagcctgtgttccagacctcctgccgttgcccctgactacgatccttgctgcctgccccgaccttctgctacgtccgaccttgcctttgtctactcccttgtaccgcgcctatcttcagcagtcagagaggttgagccgttgctagtggatacgacctggttactaccgccgcagcaagaccatcccgctttgcggcgggctctggtgaacaccagtagtaacttagaaccggtccactagcacggtccacgccaatccctctctggcacagaggatccacctcctgccagccggcatcgtgacactatataggatgtctctgtagtaggtcagtttgtcctccctctcagtgggtgtaaaaaaggcccccatttttagCCAGTAGCAAAGGTCCAACAAGCTGGAGAGcctgaagtcatcccgctgccgaatggtgacaattcatgcATGTGAACTTACCCTGAGACTGTGTTTCCACTTAGCAGAATTTTGGGAAATCCaccgctgcagtttttgagccaaagcaagaAGTGTTTTcatgaggaaggagaagtataaatctTTCCCTTCTAATATAcatttggctttggctcaaaaactgcagtggcaggtttaaaacaaacaaacaaacaaaaaaaaagtcaattaaaAATGCAGCCTTATAGCAGATAAGGTTGTATGGTGAGATCATTTTTACCTATGCTAATCCATTGAAGCTAGATTTACCATATATGATCATTTAACTCATCTGCCTACAGACGTCATCTATGTGGCACAGAAATATATCcatttatgcatgcagcagtTGTCTTACCCCCTCAACCATACATTCCACCACATCTCCTTTACAGCAGTCCTTCATCATATGCACAGCTTCAGTGGTGAATTTATGCACAAGATCAAAACTAGCGGCAGGATGTTTCTGGGAGATAAAAGCTATATTTCTGATGGGAAGGAAAACATATGGCAggttaatattttatttatgtagGTCAAAACATGAAAATCTTTGATCACatattaaaggataggggataggatgtctgatcgcaggggtcctgccgctggggacccccgcaatctccctgctgcacccagcgttcattaaGGTGTCAGGTGCAGCCCTGGAGGCTCGTAATGTCGTGGCcgagccccgctcgtgacatcatggccatgccccctcaatgcaagtctatagacttgcattgaggggtcatggccatgacatcacaagcggtgCATGACTGTGATGTCGTGAGCCTCCGCCCTTCATCCCTAGTCATCTGGCaccgagcgaagttcgctccatgctccGGATGTCTGgaatgccgcagcagagatcaggacccctgcgataggggataagatgtctagggccggagtaccccttgaagggcTATGTTTACCTTCTCAGTGTGTTTTTATTGTTCTCATGAATGAAAAAATAAgcaactttggaatttgtttggctGACTTGTGTGTCTTCATAGTAACAGTTAACAAACTCTGTGTAGTTTAACATTGGCACAATAgaaacactttttattttaaaaaaatatataaaagtgttgcCACATttcaagacccataactttttttttttttttttttgacagagcTAGTTGGGGCTtggtttttgtggaaaaaaattgtagtttTTACTGGTATTATTTTCAGGTACATATGGTTTTTTAAACACTTTGTTTTAATCATTTTAGAAGGAAGATTGGCATTGTTATTGTTCACCATGCAGGataaataatgattttttttttatagttcgggttGTTATAGATATGGCAAGTCGTGCAAGATCTCGCCTCGTGGAATTTCAATGGTAATGAGAACAGTGaagaatcagcccagaactacaggAGAgaatcttgtcaatgatctcaagaCAACTGGGATCAtagagggagatctatcaaaacctgtgcagaggaaaagttgcccagttgcccatagcaaccaatcagattgcttttttctttttgcagaggccttgttaaaaatgaaagaagcgatctgattggttgctatgagcaactgggcaacttttcctctgcacaggttttgataaatctcccccatagtcaccaagaaaactaTTGATAATGCACTACGCTGTAAAGGACTGGAATCCTGCAGCAactgcaaggtccccctgctcaagaaacAACTTGTACAGGCCCAGAGACGTTTGTCAATGAGCCGCTGAATCATTTAGAGGTAATTTCAGTTCCTAACCTGTATAAAAGATGCCTGGGAGTCAAAAATCTTGCTGatcaataggggataaaatattttcacGGAGTAAAATGCAAATTCattcataacttatttgaaatgtgattttctggacttctttttttgttgttattctgtctctcacagttgaaatAAACCCACTTTTACAATTATAGACTTTTTGTCACTGGGCTAACgtacaaaataatgtttttcttcaCTGTAGTACACTATCAGATTTAGAGTTATTAACACTTTCATGAcccagcaattttttatttttggctccCTTTTTATGCTTCTCaaattctaagacccataactattttatttttttcatcactgACAACGTTCAATTAGGGCTTCTTGTTTGTGGGACAAGTTTTTTATTGGCTCACTTtctttaatataaatatatatatatatatatatacggggtcagtactgctctgtactgacgaggggcaaacaccccgaaacagctgtctgcagatgggtcctctttccttctggagagagttctggcttggcataaatcccaatcagttctgagacttgaggtgttttgcaggacacactacctgtgaaggtggtgtggtgagttaatttaagtaaataaatatatatatatatatatatatatatatatatatatatatatatataaaatatatgtaaggcaaaaaaaaaaatatggaattgagcAATCATTTTGGGGAAATAATTTTTTCAGGGTTCACaatatggtaaatctgacatgctataTTTATTCTAATGGTCAGTACAAGTCCAAAGATACCAAACGTggtatgagctgtagtttttaacggtaccacttttgtgtatatatgattttttggtaactttttattaagttttttctGGGACAtgatgtaaccaaaaatctgcaattttggtgtttggaatttttttgcgtttgcacCTTTTACTGTGCAGCATCAGGAACATCATAATTTAATAGGTCGAACAagtacacacgcggcgatac
Above is a genomic segment from Hyla sarda isolate aHylSar1 chromosome 1, aHylSar1.hap1, whole genome shotgun sequence containing:
- the LOC130303692 gene encoding albumin-like isoform X1, translating into MCKHPELAERYPWSVECCAKAEPEREKCFHDHRDIEAEQYQVPDFDVACKEHKENHDHAFNQYIDKISKRHSSIFPPTIVARARQYDTVVTECCEAEDKPTCFRARFAEVVKTTYYIEQKQKHICHIASKFPERVPQAINIAFISQKHPAASFDLVHKFTTEAVHMMKDCCKGDVVECMVEGLEYTQHICDDQEKFFSPNLKVCCEKPLLERTPCIMALPKDDIPADLPKELPKEFVEDEHVCDQFKDHKDVHLAKFLHEFAKRHAELSLQALLRVGKGYEGLLTKCCATENPVECYKAAPQLLAAGIKESQDLQKQHCDAYEHLGPYGFNIQLLGAYVPKMRQVSDATLLEVTDKMTKFAGKCCALPQNQRLSCAEEKLDLLLGQMCERQATTFINDQVRHCCDDSYADRRPCFTKLGVDPSYQPPAFDESAFKVGADICEGSEQEQKNKRLTLLIHVLKLKPDISKEKMKETVEEFTKAREKCCAAPDHQLCFETERPTFLLHLKELLGH
- the LOC130303692 gene encoding serum albumin-like isoform X2 — protein: MCKHPELAERYPWSVECCAKAEPEREKCFHDHRDIEAEQYQVPDFDVACKEHKENHDHAFNQYIDKISKRHSSIFPPTIVARARQYDTVVTECCEAEDKPTCFRARFAEVVKTTYYIEQKQKHICHIASKFPERVPQAINIAFISQKHPAASFDLVHKFTTEAVHMMKDCCKGDVVECMVEGLEYTQHICDDQEKFFSPNLKVCCEKPLLERTPCIMALPKDDIPADLPKELPKEFVEDEHVCDQFKDHKDPQLLAAGIKESQDLQKQHCDAYEHLGPYGFNIQLLGAYVPKMRQVSDATLLEVTDKMTKFAGKCCALPQNQRLSCAEEKLDLLLGQMCERQATTFINDQVRHCCDDSYADRRPCFTKLGVDPSYQPPAFDESAFKVGADICEGSEQEQKNKRLTLLIHVLKLKPDISKEKMKETVEEFTKAREKCCAAPDHQLCFETERPTFLLHLKELLGH